In the genome of Arachis stenosperma cultivar V10309 chromosome 6, arast.V10309.gnm1.PFL2, whole genome shotgun sequence, the window AGACTAGATAAAAGATCTGTATATTTATTATGTGTCAGTATGATACAAAATACAGGAATTAAAGTGgtaaacaaataaaaacaataaacataactatttaatctaaatttaaatatattattctGACTAATATTTAAATACTATTCTAACATATAATATGGTCAGACAAGGAGAGGATGGAAGAGAAACTAGAGAACTGCCTTATTTTCTGAGTCAAACTTTGAAAACAAAACTATGATGAGAAATTCATAGTCAAATTAAGGGTCTTTCATTAAAACACTTCAGGAGTACACACACTAGAAGATTTGTAACGGGGCCATTAAACgcctttttattattatatattatattactgATTAGTATTGACTTTACATATATAGACAATAGattgttttcatttttcaaGGATGTTGATAATTATTAGCACTGTTCAGAACATACTTTCAAACATTGAATTTCTGAATCCAAAATGGCGAAAACAagtaataataatgataacaGAAGAAGAGCCTTTGGAGGACCATTGATCACCGAAGAAATTTTATGTCAAAATTGCATTGTGGCTAGAATATGTCCAAAACAAATCATAAGTCCGAAAACTGGTCAAACTGTATGACTACTGAAAGATCCTATAGATTAACTGGGCTAAAAATTCATAATCAATTTGATTAGTTTTTCTCTACCTAATTAAGATTCCTCTTGTTTCATTTGTTGgcaattctttattttttattggatTACTTGTAGAGATCATCTATATATTCATATATAGAAATTAAGACAAGTTGTTGAACCAACTAACACATATTATATACATAGATTGGAGAATTATTGAGGTGGCCGTCTAGCAGGTGCAAATTAATTCCGTGGtacaataattttataaaaaaatttagtaatttacCAGTTCACTCAGCTTAATACAACTACAACAATATTCCAAATCAACTAGTCCTATTCATACTTAGAAAAAGTGGGTGTTGTACCATTGTATTCAAAAGCTCACCTACACCGCATGTCAATATCTATGTAACATTATATTAGGCTCACTCTAATTAACccaaagacaaaaaataaaaattgaatggCACATTAGTCGTCAGCACTCATGGTTTTGTTGTGGTTTCAGAAATGGAAAGTGGTCAAAGAGGAAGTTATTACGGTGAAGGGTCTATGTGGTGTCTTCAAGTCAAACGGTTACGACCATGACATCACACCGATATGGGGCTCTCTAGGGATATATATTTCAGCGAGGGACCACTAAAGTGTCACGTGTATACGATCACACTAGCACACACAAAATTAAACTTAGCTGGTATTATATATGAAAACCAAAAATTAAATGATAAGCCTTAGATATTCTATATTAATGAAATGTATATGTACCATATCTACATATCTCTGCAATGCCTTTTATCCAATcatttcttttaaataaataattttccAAGCTGCAACCACTTTAAGCTTAGCTACATGTATGAATTTTCCCTAATTAAGGTGTATGTAGATGTGTTTGTAGGTATCCAAAGTAATTGTAGCAAAGAGAGGCGAAAGGAACTAGAGTCCTTTTCGAGATATAACATCATTGCAagtctatatatataatataaaataatgtgTATGTGTTTGTAGATTCCATGTAATGCATGGAAAGGAATGGTTCATAGGGTAGGAGCTAGCAGGTGAGCCTACCCAAATTGGAAACGTGGGGATGACACAAGCAAGTTCAGTTCATCACTAATAAACATGATTCAAGAATGTACCTGTTTGACGAAATCTTCAAGAGTAGCGAGCTTGTTCATGGCGAGAGCCATCTGTCCCATGTAGGTAGCCATAACAGGAGGAGAGCTCAAAGAATCTGATGTGATAGTGTTCAGGAGAGATTGATTGAGAGCCTCAAGGCCTTGGGAAAGAGCCTCTTCTGCCTCTTGTGTTGATTGTTGCAACCCGCATATCCCAAGTATTTGTTGCTCCGTCAGAGGCTCTATTTGACTCACCATAATCTTGCattgtatatgtatataaataaattagtaTATGCAAAGAAAGAGTTTAATAGGGGGTTAAAGGGGTATTGGCTTTATGGATATGAAGCCTAACTCCACCCATTACCGGAAATCTTTCGTCATTCATTGATGACAAACAATAAATCCTTTTCCATAGCCCCTCCTATTTTTCTTCGTTCTAGCCCCACCGACAAAACACACTTCATGCATTCTTATCAATTTCCCTCCCCCATCTCCGCATGCACCACTCACTCTACCCACACCATAACATAAATTTTAACATTACAAAAATCGAGCATACAACAAATTTAAGAAAATGGGAGCCCacttgtaaaaaaaaaagtaataatagTGAATATGCTAGAAAATGCTAATGAATTATAGTTCAAATGACATAGTCTGTCCATACTCATTTAGAGGTAGTGGATTTTTTATTTGGGGATTAAAAAGTTGGATATACCTTAATGAGTTCTGAGGGCCTGAATCCACCGATCCACATAAAGCAACGCTCAGCCGGCGTCTTCCACATGCCGGAAACAAGGTGGAAGACGTCGGATCTGGCCACTAAACCCTTGAGGTTCATAACTTGGTCGTAATGCGCCAAGCAATTGTCCACAAAGAGTCTGAGCTCGTTCTCAGGTAGGTGTTCTTGCACCGCCGCCCTCAGCTCGCACACTAGGCGGTGGTGCTCCTCTAGCCATCTAGCATATTCTACGTCAAACATTGCAGCCTCTGAAAACACGCACGCACACACACGTCACTGTCACGTAATTCCAATTAATAAAGCAAGGTACGGTTGTGCAAAGAGGTAGCTAATAGGGACCTGTGCTTATGCCATTAATACCCACACCAAGACCTTGTTCTCCACCCATAACTCCACTTCCACCGAAGAATATGCCCTAAAAtatacaaaaacaaaattaatttcgaCTACTCAAACTAAAACTTTAAACCAATTGAAGATGAGATAGATTATTGTTACTTGAGATCTAGCACGCTGTAGCTCTTGCTCAATCTGATTAAGCCTAATCCTACTGGATTCTAGCTGCTGAACATATGCCTGAGACAGTAATTAATTATGGTAagattattcttttaatttatattcCAAAAATGATGTTAATTATTTCTTAGGAATAATCATGATGACTTGCCTTTTTCCTAAGCCTGCTTTTGCGAGCTGCCTCTCTATTCTGAGCAAGTCGTCTCAGTGTCTGTTCGTAAATATATGAAATAAACCACACTTAGCTTATTATTAACGTTGATTATTGATTGATTAAACcgaaaatatataaataattaaaaccTTGGGGTCTGGTGTTTTGGGTCCTTCTTGTTCGGAACTTGAGGTCGGACCCTTGCGGTTACTGTCACGCTGCTACACggatatatataataattaacaaaaaataaacttATTATTTGGCGGTTAGTTTGTTAGACATGTGAAAGAGTGTACCTTGACAGGTTTAGGTGGTTGAGGAGGAGGAGCAGTGGCAGAAGCGGGTTCGTTCTTGGAAGCAGAAACTAACTCCATACTTGCCTTGGAATTGGATGATGATGGGTGAACGTGCATAGGCTGAGAGGGGAAAATGTTGAGCGTATGAGGCCTCATTCCGGATGATGATGACTTCTCTGCCGGGTCattcatcaacatcaatcagTTAATTAATTATCCTTATTATATTTATGTATCTATTTGTATAAATAATAAGGGACACAATGATTAAGGCAAGAGAAGTGTGAGTGAGGCAAGAAAATGTATACAGTTATCAGAACTGTACTCGTGGATGGTATCATGCATTTTGTAGCGCTATCATATccaaacagaaaaaaaaaatatatacccCTTCGATTTTGAGTACATGTGTTATTCCTGAGGGAGATCATGACACCCGGGTTGTTACATGTCATCATCTCACACCTCCAACCAataataagagagagagagagaatgaaagttggttgggttttattttagtttatggGGAAATGGAAATGTGTGGAGCAGTTGCAGTTTGATTCTGCTTCGTTAGGCATTATTCTTCACTTTATGTGAAAGGGAGAGGATCCGGTCAAAGCAAGTACTATAGGGTGCAGATATGAATGGTGCTGGACATGCTTTTCTTGTGACCCCAAAACAAACTAAAAGTTAGAGAGAAGAAGCTGATTAAGCAGCAGAATAGAGAGATGAAATGAAAGCTCACGTCTTTGGTCTTGATGAAGAGTATTTGAGGGATCGGCTTGTCCATCGAGGTAGAGAAAAAGGGCTTGGTCCAGTTCACCCAAATCATAAGCTCCACTACCACCTGAATCCTTGTTTCtatcaaaatcacaaaatagtATAAGAAAAAGTGAATTTGATGACACAGCgctattattaatataaagCATGCACAACTAACAACAAGTTTCCCGGGATGATAGAGGATGATGAGGAAGGAGATTGCATCATCCCGAAAGAGATTTGGTGCTCTTGCTgtatttgatgatgatgatgacgatgatgatgatgatgttgttgTTGAAGTGGTTCAAGTTGAGTGCTTCCTTGGTTGCTGCTCTTAACACTCGAACCCATTCCAAAAGCTGCTGTTTCTTCTTCTGCTcacaagaaaattaaagctgCTGCAACCACCATCAATGGCCGAACCGCCTTCGCTTTCTTCCACTAAAAACCATTTCTCCTTTCTCCATACAAAGacagagaaagagagagagagagtcgGCTATTATAGCTTATAAGTAGAtgggagaagagagagaaagtatGAGGAAATTGAATGCCAACAAATTACCAAACAAAAGACAATaagctttcttcttttttttttatttaaggtCTGTGTTCGCGTTCTCTCTCATAATCGCTATTAATAGAAGTAGATGAGTTTCTAAGAACTTGGAACactcttattttattttgtggGGATAAAGCGGTCCTCTCAGGCATCCTCTTCGGTCTTCAATCAACCCCCTACCACTCTCCAAAAACCACGTACCATaacaaacaaatttaaaaaaaaagttctcttttttttttttctaaacttAAGAATAAGATTCAAACCTAAAACTCTTTTAGACGATGACATGAGATTATATCAAAGTGTATTTTAGTATTACATGTTTATATTCTATATCtgtttttatttgtatattggttataatataatagaatataatattagaaaatttttaaatattctaaaaattattaatattttataagttgtataaaaaatattagaatatcattaaaatttattattttttattattaataattattaatatttaaaaatataaataaaaaatatattaaaataaaaaatttataattaaaaataataatcaataataataaattttaatagctcttaagtaaatttttaaaatataataaaaatgcCTTGGTTTACAATATAATATACGGTAGAATATTCAATTTGTCAACACATAGCAATATAAAGTAAATCTTATATTTTAtctaacaataaaaaaaaagttaatagtgaaataaaatgaaatataaatatataaaccTTTTTCTCCCTCAAAAATCTATGCTTCCTTGTGTGAAGGTCTTTGTTCAAGGATTGTGAAATGACCAAAAAGTCATACTTTGTGTTCAGCTCTTTACTATTGACATTTTCATGCAAAGCGTAAAAGAACACGTAGATCCTTGAGGCGGCTCTGTCCATTGGACGATTACTTAGCCACTTATGTTTTCAAACATTATTTGCCCCCTTCTATATTATCATTGTTTCTTTAAGTTGCCCCTATCAAGTATCaatcttcattttctcttaCACAAGctagaaatataaatttttatttccttCTCCTCTCTCGCTCTCTCTTTCATTATATATTACATTCTTTGGATAATTTATTCgattagtttttataattttattaaatttataattaaatatttatattttaattagattttatatttttaaatgttataattaaattttttatgatgaatataaaaaatattaaaattaataaaatattttttataattaaaaatattcataattaaaatttaattattttttaacatatttttttttttaatattcctaatttaaaaatttttgacaaaaaatataattataaaattaaaaataatataaaaatttaactaaacaatataaaaatataattataaatttaataaaattataaaaactaataaaataatcaaacctattttcttttcttgttatATAGATCCCATATCAGGTAATAAAAGGTAGCAGTTATATTatgattttatatatttttgaacAACTATGCAATATACTAAAATCtcaattattaaaaatagtcatcaatataaaatatatattaaaaataaaaattatatatttatatctataaatatataatgacatctttaataattaatttttggtgtgtatataatattttttatttttaaatctaaCTAATTCATAATAACCTATAACTATTTTCTATGTTCGGGGTATTGTATTTTAATACTTTGAAATCCCTTGTCAACTTAGAGAGCTAAGTAATAACATACATTCCCCCTTAACGATTTCGATggatatattattaaattacaTATTAACTCCTTATGTGTTACATTATTGTATCTATAGAAATAACAGACAGTGATATTCCTCATGTTTGACGAGAAAAAAATATGTCACAAGTTGAATCTTATTATTAAATCGTTTTCAATAGTGAAGAATTTATCTCGAAAAACATAGAATAAGTAAAGCCATATGAAGCACGCGAGCTATCAGACGTAAGATATCTCCATATGGTGGATGGCTGAAAATGCTTATATAATCTATTTCAAAAAGTTGTTTTCAACATGGACAAAATTGACATTAGAAAAAAAAGACCAATTAATCTCTTAAATTAAGCATAAGATTATAGGAGTTCAAGTTATTAGGCACACATAATTATATAGTTGCAACAggcatattattattatttggaggatataaatatatattattaattatattactaTCACACGTAACACTTGTTGATTGAAAGAGAGGTTAATTAACTAAGGGAAAAACATTGACTTTAGCAATCATTTATGCAATGTGAAGCCCATCAAGCTTGCTTCTTGGTATACcaaaagttaattatttaaagCATTTATTGCTattttaaaattctaagttcTCTTTCTACTATTCACAACATTATTAtcttaaacaaataaaaacaaatacaTATAATACCCCACCAAAGTCAATACCACTTGAATTATATTCTTATGCCGTGAAACTTGTTTAGATGTTGGAGGCAAGACTCTTCTACAGTCCAACAACGtgtttattaaattaatttttacatgTTTGATTAGTAATAAGATAAGGGAATATATCAACTCCAAAAAAGGAGTAGTGAAATAATAGTTTCCTTGGGAGAGCACGTGATATTGACCCACAAAACTAACACGAAGGTAGGTTTTCAAAGTGGGTGACATGAAATTTTAGATGTAACCAGTTAATTAAATGtgtttattgcatgattctgaAAACCCAATCGAATATATTCGAATGTCAAGTCAGTTTGACACTTAAAGTAAAATCACTCGGTTAATAAAGTATTTGCGGCGAACCAAAAAAACAGCTGAataactattttaaaaattattctaGAATATATTTGTTAGAGTAAACACTGATGatcaagaaaataaaaaagaattagtAATAAGTAATGCAGTTATGCAGTAAGTTAGTTAATTTTATTAGGAGAGGCTTTATTCTCATAGAGATTTTTAGAGAAAGATTTATATTATTTCTTTAAGTTTATTTAAGTCGATTTTGTTAAgtagataataatttttataaataatgtgaataatggGCTTTAAAATTGAcctaataaagtaaaaaaatactCCACCCCCAACTTATCTTCTAAACCCTAACATTAGAATAACTATCTGCACACCTAATGAATTGAACATCAAACCATTGTTAACTGATGTGCATGAGTAAATcgaatcaaaataaataaccaTCTAATTAAAATAATCAACATAATTATCTCCATACTTATTGAATTGAACATCTGGTTATCCATTATTTATATTGTTTAGTATTCTCATTGtcttcttatatttttcttatttaaataaaactaaaaggcAGGAAGTACAAAGAAGGAATAAAGAAGAAACTAATAATAGTGCTTTCATTTCGTTAATTTTGGCATTTAGGGTTAACTTTATTTGCAAGTCTTGCTTCACATAGATTATAGATATAGTACTAGTTGACTCAAGGTGTGATGACActaactaatttattttatgaCGATCGATTATTTATAGAAGTCTTCAAAAATTGAATGGATGAGACAACatatatattctaaattttatcATTTATAGTAATAAATACATGTCTTGTGAATTTTCAATTTATGAACTTATCACAAAATTTCATTCTAAAAGTTGTTTACCCAGCTATATATTTATGCAATATGACACTATCAAGCATTATTGTATATACAATTTGTCCTTAAGTAGCCTTTTAGTTTCAAACATGTGTTTAGAAAAACATGAATGGATAAAAAATGTCACCATACAAGTAAAAACAATAACATGAATCATATCTATATTAAATTTAGAGAAATGCTCAGCACATCAAAagttattgatattttttattattatttttagtcattaattcaatttattatttaatttaataatttaataatatatttttagtccatatttttaaatattaataactaactaataaaaaaaattaaattatgatgATTCCTTTAACATTCttcttaaatttaatatttaataaaaaaagacgCAAGTGGtgaataaattcaaaaatatatacataaagattgatatatatatatatatatatatatatatatatatatatatatatatatattacagaTTTTTTATATCTCAAAtataaaatttctaaaaaatttataaccgaaagACATTCTTCGTCATATAAATTAGATTTTGGAGTTAAACAGACCTACTCACTCTCAATTCTAATAGTTTatagttaatatttaatttttcttattaacttTAAATGTTGATATTTATGGTAGGGTTTAAGGGAGTTAGATCAGGGATATTGTATAAGATTGAGAGAATAGTGAAGTGATAAAATTTACTAGAACACTATTAACTAATTACTAATATTGGATTAATATATATCTCATAACAAATTAA includes:
- the LOC130935592 gene encoding bZIP transcription factor TGA10-like isoform X2: MGSSVKSSNQGSTQLEPLQQQHHHHHRHHHHQIQQEHQISFGMMQSPSSSSSIIPGNLLNKDSGGSGAYDLGELDQALFLYLDGQADPSNTLHQDQRQKSSSSGMRPHTLNIFPSQPMHVHPSSSNSKASMELVSASKNEPASATAPPPQPPKPVKRDSNRKGPTSSSEQEGPKTPDPKTLRRLAQNREAARKSRLRKKAYVQQLESSRIRLNQIEQELQRARSQGIFFGGSGVMGGEQGLGVGINGISTEAAMFDVEYARWLEEHHRLVCELRAAVQEHLPENELRLFVDNCLAHYDQVMNLKGLVARSDVFHLVSGMWKTPAERCFMWIGGFRPSELIKIMVSQIEPLTEQQILGICGLQQSTQEAEEALSQGLEALNQSLLNTITSDSLSSPPVMATYMGQMALAMNKLATLEDFVKQADNLRQQTVHRLHEILTTRQAARCFLAIAEYFHRLRALSSLWLSRPRQDQ
- the LOC130935592 gene encoding bZIP transcription factor TGA10-like isoform X1 → MGSSVKSSNQGSTQLEPLQQQHHHHHRHHHHQIQQEHQISFGMMQSPSSSSSIIPGNLLNKDSGGSGAYDLGELDQALFLYLDGQADPSNTLHQDQRQKSSSSGMRPHTLNIFPSQPMHVHPSSSNSKASMELVSASKNEPASATAPPPQPPKPVKQRDSNRKGPTSSSEQEGPKTPDPKTLRRLAQNREAARKSRLRKKAYVQQLESSRIRLNQIEQELQRARSQGIFFGGSGVMGGEQGLGVGINGISTEAAMFDVEYARWLEEHHRLVCELRAAVQEHLPENELRLFVDNCLAHYDQVMNLKGLVARSDVFHLVSGMWKTPAERCFMWIGGFRPSELIKIMVSQIEPLTEQQILGICGLQQSTQEAEEALSQGLEALNQSLLNTITSDSLSSPPVMATYMGQMALAMNKLATLEDFVKQADNLRQQTVHRLHEILTTRQAARCFLAIAEYFHRLRALSSLWLSRPRQDQ
- the LOC130935592 gene encoding bZIP transcription factor TGA10-like isoform X4 encodes the protein MGSSVKSSNQGSTQLEPLQQQHHHHHRHHHHQIQQEHQISFGMMQSPSSSSSIIPGNLLNKDSGGSGAYDLGELDQALFLYLDGQADPSNTLHQDQRQKSSSSGMRPHTLNIFPSQPMHVHPSSSNSKASMELVSASKNEPASATAPPPQPPKPVKQRDSNRKGPTSSSEQEGPKTPDPKTLRRLAQNREAARKSRLRKKAYVQQLESSRIRLNQIEQELQRARSQGIFFGGSGVMGGEQGLGVGINGISTEAAMFDVEYARWLEEHHRLVCELRAAVQEHLPENELRLFVDNCLAHYDQVMNLKGLVARSDVFHLVSGMWKTPAERCFMWIGGFRPSELIKIMVSQIEPLTEQQILGICGLQQSTQEAEEALSQGLEALNQSLLNTITSDSLSSPPVMATYMGQMALAMNKLATLEDFVKQIIYGSKRCTGCMRS
- the LOC130935592 gene encoding bZIP transcription factor TGA10-like isoform X3, coding for MGSSVKSSNQGSTQLEPLQQQHHHHHRHHHHQIQQEHQISFGMMQSPSSSSSIIPGNLNKDSGGSGAYDLGELDQALFLYLDGQADPSNTLHQDQRQKSSSSGMRPHTLNIFPSQPMHVHPSSSNSKASMELVSASKNEPASATAPPPQPPKPVKQRDSNRKGPTSSSEQEGPKTPDPKTLRRLAQNREAARKSRLRKKAYVQQLESSRIRLNQIEQELQRARSQGIFFGGSGVMGGEQGLGVGINGISTEAAMFDVEYARWLEEHHRLVCELRAAVQEHLPENELRLFVDNCLAHYDQVMNLKGLVARSDVFHLVSGMWKTPAERCFMWIGGFRPSELIKIMVSQIEPLTEQQILGICGLQQSTQEAEEALSQGLEALNQSLLNTITSDSLSSPPVMATYMGQMALAMNKLATLEDFVKQADNLRQQTVHRLHEILTTRQAARCFLAIAEYFHRLRALSSLWLSRPRQDQ